A section of the candidate division KSB1 bacterium genome encodes:
- a CDS encoding S41 family peptidase: MISRIRKKITIPVLSVIFISTISISFVYSNWLAPIVDNIYVKMKVFNAVMQTIQRVYVDDVDIDNLINNAISGMLKDLDPHTNYMTSDQVKKWSQQYEGYSGIGIRFDIINDKITIMSIIEGGPSYRLGFRPGDRIIKINSQSAVGIKQDAVPKLLMGKSGTTVNVTIERKSWDKPKEFTIVRESIHVDSVPNSLFLEDGIGYIRISRFSATTSEELEEALDKLESENLQKLVLDLRGNSGGYLQMAVEVSEKFLPSKKMIVYTQGKTPQSHREYHSSSNTKHRMIPLIVLIDQGSASASEIVAGAIQDWDRGLIMGTTSFGKGLVQTQYPFQDGSVLLITTARYYTPSGRLIQRDYNDKSIEDYYREVYNDSLREINYASLPKFKTFSGREVRGGGGITPDQWLENKENSTSDFVIKVAWNSERYIYTFSEQILSQYPKIKAMTARQFANEFEISEESIKTFGEFVIDKGYGTELSNFEDNTMDFQFLLKREIAYRLWGEEGQFYVNLIRDTVLQEASKHFKDASQLLSMSSLNNKN; this comes from the coding sequence ATGATCAGTAGAATACGTAAAAAAATAACCATCCCAGTTCTCTCGGTAATTTTCATCTCGACGATTTCAATAAGTTTTGTCTACAGCAATTGGCTAGCTCCTATCGTTGACAATATCTATGTAAAGATGAAAGTTTTTAATGCTGTCATGCAAACCATCCAAAGAGTTTATGTTGACGACGTTGATATTGATAATCTTATCAATAATGCAATAAGCGGAATGTTAAAGGATTTGGATCCTCACACAAATTATATGACTTCTGACCAGGTAAAAAAATGGAGCCAACAATATGAAGGCTACTCAGGAATCGGAATTCGATTCGATATCATAAATGACAAAATTACGATTATGTCTATCATTGAAGGAGGACCCTCTTATCGCTTAGGATTTCGGCCAGGGGATCGTATCATCAAAATTAATTCTCAATCAGCAGTAGGAATAAAGCAAGACGCTGTGCCGAAATTATTAATGGGGAAATCCGGTACCACCGTTAATGTCACTATCGAACGTAAAAGTTGGGATAAACCAAAAGAATTTACAATCGTTCGTGAATCGATACATGTGGATAGTGTACCAAATTCTCTCTTTCTTGAAGATGGAATTGGATATATTCGTATCAGCCGTTTTTCTGCGACTACCTCGGAAGAACTAGAAGAAGCCCTCGACAAACTCGAATCAGAGAATTTACAAAAACTTGTTCTGGATCTACGAGGGAACAGCGGCGGCTATCTGCAAATGGCAGTAGAAGTTTCCGAAAAATTTCTCCCAAGTAAGAAAATGATCGTCTATACACAAGGGAAAACCCCTCAATCTCACAGGGAATATCATTCGAGTTCGAATACCAAGCATCGAATGATTCCTCTAATCGTTCTTATTGACCAGGGAAGTGCATCTGCGTCTGAAATTGTTGCCGGGGCGATTCAGGATTGGGATCGTGGACTGATAATGGGAACTACAAGTTTTGGCAAAGGACTGGTGCAGACACAGTATCCGTTTCAGGATGGCTCTGTTCTTTTAATTACCACTGCTCGTTATTACACTCCAAGCGGTCGATTAATCCAGAGAGATTATAATGATAAGTCCATTGAAGACTACTACCGCGAAGTCTACAATGATAGCTTAAGAGAAATTAACTATGCTAGTTTACCGAAATTTAAAACATTTTCCGGGAGAGAGGTTCGAGGCGGTGGAGGGATCACCCCTGATCAATGGCTTGAGAATAAAGAAAATTCAACATCTGATTTTGTGATAAAAGTCGCCTGGAATTCCGAAAGGTATATTTATACTTTCAGCGAACAGATCCTTTCACAATATCCGAAAATTAAAGCTATGACTGCCAGACAATTTGCCAACGAATTTGAGATTTCTGAAGAATCGATTAAAACGTTTGGTGAATTTGTGATCGATAAAGGATACGGTACGGAGTTAAGCAATTTTGAAGACAATACCATGGATTTTCAATTCTTGTTGAAAAGAGAAATTGCCTATCGTTTATGGGGCGAAGAAGGTCAATTTTATGTTAATCTTATTAGAGATACTGTCTTGCAGGAAGCTTCAAAACATTTTAAGGATGCTAGTCAATTACTGTCTATGTCGTCCCTCAACAACAAAAATTAA